Part of the Puntigrus tetrazona isolate hp1 chromosome 10, ASM1883169v1, whole genome shotgun sequence genome is shown below.
TTTATTAATTTGAACGATTTCTGATGAGTTCCTGTGTATAGAGTTAGCGCGAGCGGGATTCCGAATGTGagtttaattatgattaataactTAGCATATTTTTGTCAGTAGGAGGTCTATAGCACACTGGGGTCTCACCATCTGCCCTACATATTGCCTTACATTACTCATAGTTCTATTCATGTTTACCCAGTAAAGACTTAAGCTAATAAATATCTAATGTCATATTTTAGAAATTGTTACCAATTAAGCCGAAGTGCAATGATTTATATGCAAGCCAGACTGACTGAAATAGCGACTGCCCTGTCAGTGAGCGGCAGAATGACCTCAGCGGCCAGATTAGCAAACCTAGTAACCTCGAAAGAGACTGAAACAAGGGCTCTTTGTGTGAGCGAGCAGTGCCCCCAGTGTCAGTAACAGGACGTGAAAGGTATGAGCACTACAACAACGCGCTTGTGTGACAGAGAGCCAGTCAAAACACACCGACAacaatgccatttttatttcaacactTTATCATTTGTAAAAGAACACTTTGCACTTGAGTCAAACTATCGATAACTTTGCTACTGTACATCAAATAGTTTGTCTCCTGAGGTATGCGTTTTCACAGAATATCTTCACTGGTTCAAGTTTGATATATCTACATAGGTGTGCATGCTTTTATATGGTCATAAACTCccgttaattatttttattatttaatctttcTAGTGTACCGTACATTTTAAATACCACGAAGTGGCTTTTGTGTATGACTGGAAAAAGGCTTTGAGTGATCAAGTTCAATATGAATGAGGGGAAATACGTAAAAGGGGATGTCCCGCTAAGAAAAATCACTCATCCGATAGCGGTCTGGCTATGGGGTTGTTTATACATGTGTGAACAAAATTGCTACTAAAATTCGTTTCTGCGTACAAATAAGTAGCACAGTCGTTCTTGGTGAActacaattaattgcaattcatTTTAAGGACCTTAACTAAAAATGTTCGTTCTAATGCCGGGAAAATGGCGACCAAATCAAAGAACGATAACGACGGAGGAACGTTATCGTTGGATTCACTATTTATTTCCAGCTGATAGACACGACATCCAATCGGAGTCCATTGGTGGGAACGGGCCTTAAAGATAACTAACGTTAATAATTCTACGTTTATAATAGTCGttcaaattcagcttttttcGAGTTGAAGCGTTCAGTTATTGACAGCCAATCATAATCCGCCATCTTTAAACAGCCACAGgatttaaagtgacagacaCATAATCGCAGGTCGCTTATATTCAAGAGAACGTTACCGTTCTTGTGGTAAAGGGGTCTTTAGACTGGTGGCTACCAGTGGTGCTTTCCGAGTAGTTTCCGGGTATTTGAAGTGGACTGTCGTTCTGCAGTATtcaaaaagctaaatgtttaaAAGGCCAAAAAATAGACAAACTTGAAAAAGATTGAAAATGGCAAGAGGGGGAATTCCGTTGGTGAGCATCTTAGCATCTTTGGAGGCATACACAGGCCGACCGTAGGTTGGATGGATGTGTCTGTAGTTGTTCTGCAGGTGAACCTGTTTATCGGCTAATTCCTCCGTGGAATATATCCCTTTTACAAACAGCTCGAACTGTCAAAAGaaagcaaatgttaaaaaataccttttaaGGTCTGCTAACAAGGACGCAATCTGTGAACAAGCGTGCGCCATTGCGTACGGCGTTACTGCGACTGTAACGCACCGCCATATCGCGAACATATGCTATTAAACGCATGCGTTACTTTtgcaatatacaaacatatctgctgcttaataaaatattcacttttaaTTTGGTAAGATTTCCTTTAAACTGCTGCTTTGCCATAAACTTAAGAGAAGAATGTTTATGCTAATACCGCTGTAGCGCCCCCTTGCAGCAACAATGAAAACACGAAAATTCAGGGTATGTAGAAGCATATTTCGGACGTCTTACCTGAGCCCATGATATATAAATGGGTACTTCATACACGGTCCACAAAACCACCTGCGAACAGGGCGGCGTTGTGAGGCTGCCGTGATAACGGTAATACTGCGTTAGGTTGTTCTCGGGTAACAGATTTATCAAAGGAAATGGTCTGATCGATTTGGTTTGTCCTACAAGAAAAGGAATTGATTTAAATTGACTTAAATTGAGACAtctgcacttttaaaaaaaaaaataaatagaagcCATTTtcaactataaaaaaaaaaatcattgtgaaTTTTCATCTCACGATTGAGACTTTTATTTTCCGAATTGCAAAATTCAAAACTCATATTTCTCAATTCCAATCCATATCTCTCAATTCTCAACAAGTCTAAATTTACAACTAACAattcagaaaaaagaaatgcatatcaACGAAGGCTGTTAAATCAATCACATCCAAAAGGTTTTagtttacataacatatgtgtttgaatataaaaacgatgtatacatgtaaatattgtggATATGATGGATGTGGCCCAACACATTTTCCAAATGTAAGACAAATGTCAGAATTATGAAAAATTGTCTTTGTGGAACAAGGCttaacttttttctttggatcaaatgaatgcacatACATTAATCCAAGTTAGCTGCCTCAACTAACCTTTGTAGGTGACAGAAGGAAGTGCATTGGAGATGGCCTGGAAATTTTCATTGTGCAAATACGTCACCTGTGGAagagtaataacaataaaaatgcaaacctGCGGTGTAACGATACGCCACTGCTTCAGGTAAAAAAGATATCTTACATCGACGAAGACTCCAAGCACAGCAAGGCCAGTTGGGTCTTCGAGGGCGGACGTCAAATTTGGATGCGTGGATTTGATGTTGACTATGTGCATCTGCGCGCAAGCATGGACAAACATTAGGAAAAGAGTAAAAAATCATACAGCTTGTGGACAACGTGAAGCCCCAAACCTCCATAGGAAATCTCAGGCGGTCCAAGGTGTGTTCAGAACCGTTTGAAGACACGCTTCCCCAATGGAAATGCAGCTGGATGGTGCGATAGATCCCAGGAAGCCCTCCGCCACTCACCTGCATACCGTTACCCAGCTCCAGCACAACTACACACAGAGTTCCCGAGAGCACTTCAATAAAATGCAGCTCATTCCAGATCTTCGAAAcgcaaatgaagatatttttgatgaaatccgagagctgtCCCTCCAGCAACACAACCGAAATGATCCAAGGGTTACAGAAACGTTAAAACGTCGACACAAGTGGCTCGGCTTCAGTTTTACGacgctacgagaatacttttctTGCgcgaagaaaacaaaaataacaaccaTTCTCTCCCGAGGTACGCACtccgccattttagagagtatcgcGACGCATACGCGCGCCGCAAAGCGTAAACAATGTTTATTAAGCAGATTATGTTCATGGACGTTGAATTTCTTCTCATggactctccaaaatggtgtaAGACGTAACTCAGGGGAGAAGAACGGTAATGGTAAATtacgttatttttattttcttctccgAAAACAGTATTCACATAGCGTCGTAAAACGGAAGTTGTTGTCACGTGACCTGATTTGAcactgtctatggagggtcagatagctttccgatttcatcaaaaatatctaaatatgtgtttccgaagatgaatgaaggtcttacaggaTTGGAgagacatgagggcgagtaattaatggcaagaattttcattttggggtgaactaaccctttaaggaCGTTTGAGATGAAAGTGTccaaaacatcttttttaactttctatcTTTCACTTACCGGAGTGACCCTGGTTTGTCAGCCACCATTGACCTTTATGAGTCAAGTTAAACCCTTCCAGATGCAGAGAGTCTAAAGACTGGTTCTTCGTCAGCGGGTGATCCAGGTTGATGGGAGAGTGGTGGCTCTCCAGAAGAGGATGGCAAGAGGGGTAGCTATCACCCCATGCATATGGATCTACCAAGAACAGTTTAATGTTGTTTCACGACACGATAATAGTAGcattgaaaacatttctttgtgcttctGAATGAATTCCAACAAGAACTAG
Proteins encoded:
- the car15 gene encoding carbonic anhydrase 15, with translation MLLLMLMLMSVVSLARSDDDDDFCYDEEHCDPYAWGDSYPSCHPLLESHHSPINLDHPLTKNQSLDSLHLEGFNLTHKGQWWLTNQGHSVVLELGNGMQVSGGGLPGIYRTIQLHFHWGSVSSNGSEHTLDRLRFPMEMHIVNIKSTHPNLTSALEDPTGLAVLGVFVDVTYLHNENFQAISNALPSVTYKGQTKSIRPFPLINLLPENNLTQYYRYHGSLTTPPCSQVVLWTVYEVPIYISWAQFELFVKGIYSTEELADKQVHLQNNYRHIHPTYGRPVYASKDAKMLTNGIPPLAIFNLFQVCLFFGLLNI